Proteins found in one Quercus robur chromosome 2, dhQueRobu3.1, whole genome shotgun sequence genomic segment:
- the LOC126715671 gene encoding uncharacterized protein LOC126715671 — MQQLIHFKPHSHLSRKPIRSYPVCKMNTSLYNTTKFAPNSSFIHSSLLLSHQTQVQNSIIYTRKVQTPAVCARRSKRRNGSQRSTRFILQLITTMASKLKILPQPLDLVVAEIGGGDGNGGGFWFWKVFGGGGFDGWRRRRKRNRNMLIPGFLVICGLGFLLFGKELLLQSNVLSGVLGFGLIGAVLIQWCKNRGAKDWIFGFCVGGVLMGLGLRKEEMQKWVEKVRVCSPIMQVKKLKKKSW, encoded by the coding sequence ATGCAGCAGCTCATTCACTTCAAACCCCATTCCCACCTCTCACGCAAACCCATTCGTTCATACCCAGTTTGTAAAATGAATACTTCTCTTTACAACACCACCAAATTTGCCCCAAATTCTTCTTTCATTCATTCTTCCCTTTTGCTTTCTCATCAAACCCAGGTGCAAAACTCAATTATATACACAAGAAAGGTCCAAACACCAGCTGTATGTGCAAGAAGAAGCAAAAGGAGAAATGGGTCTCAAAGATCAACAAGGTTTATACTCCAATTGATAACAACCATGGCCTCCAAACTCAAGATTTTGCCACAGCCCTTAGATTTGGTCGTTGCGGAAATCGGCGGTGGAGATGGAAATGGGGGTGGTTTCTGGTTCTGGAAAGTGTTTGGAGGAGGAGGGTTTGATGGgtggagaaggagaagaaaaaggaacagGAATATGCTGATTCCTGggtttttggtgatttgtggtttgggttttttgttgtttgggaAAGAGTTACTATTACAAAGCAATGTGCTTAgtggggttttgggttttgggctAATTGGGGCTGTTTTGATTCAGTGGTGTAAAAATAGAGGAGCTAAAGAttggatttttgggttttgtgttgGTGGGGTTTTGATGGGTTTGGGGTTAAGGAAGGAGGAGATGCAAAAATGGGTGGAAAAGGTCAGAGTTTGTTCTCCAATAATGCAGGTtaagaagctgaagaagaaaagttgGTAG
- the LOC126715672 gene encoding pentatricopeptide repeat-containing protein At4g30825, chloroplastic isoform X1: MASLKLSISLETYDSKKFNVNPPQPLNWCSVSSIFSYIHVSKACTINSLNRVTHIKVSRFETDLPNTSESNGFDNESLVEKRLLGTKKGIKREVGLKYRFKRYGIEREIENLFVGDGELDVNYSAIGPGLSLEHCNAVLKRLEKCSDSKTLTFFEWMRNNGKLEQNVSAYNLVLRVMGRRQDWDAAETMVRELSNKFGSELDCRVFNTVIYACCKLGRMELGAKWFRLMLEKGVQPNVATFGMLMGLYQKGWNVEEAEFTFCQMRNFGIVCPSAYSAMITIYTRLRLYDKAEGVIGLMREDKVEKNLENWLVMLNTYSQNGKLEEAELALVSMQEAGFSPNIVAYNTLITGYGKVSNMDAAQRVFLSIQEVGLEPDETTYRSMIEGWGRADNYKEAEWYYMELKRLGYTPNSSNLYTLINLQARHEDEEGAARTLDDMLKMECQHSSVLGTLLQAYERTARIDKVPLILKGSLYQHVLVNQTSCSILVMAYVKYCMVDDAIKLLGEKLWKDPLFENNLYHLLICSCKEWGHFENAIKIYTQMPKHDDKPNLHISCTMIDIYSVMGLFPEAEQLYLELKSSGISLDMIAFSIVVRMYIKAGSLNKACSVLDMMDKQRDIVPDVYLFRDMLRTYQRCGMLDKLADLYYKILKSEVTWDQEMYNCVINCCARALPVDELSRLFDEMLHHGFFPNTITINVMLDVYGKSKLFVKAKKLFWMAQKRGLVDVISYNTIIAAYGQNKYFKNMSSTVQKMQLNGFSVSLEAYNCMLDAYGKDRQMEIFKSVLQRMKESDCASDYYTYNIMINIYGEQGWIDEVAGVLTELKERGLGPNLCSYNTLIKAYGIAGMVEDAVHLIKEMRENGIEPDKITYTNLISALRKNDKFLEAIKWSLWMKQMGL; this comes from the coding sequence ATGGCCTCGCTGAAGCTTTCCATTTCGTTGGAAACCTATGATTCCAAGAAGTTCAATGTAAACCCACCTCAACCCTTGAATTGGTGCTCTGtttcttcaatttttagttACATTCATGTAAGTAAAGCTTGTACAATCAATTCCTTGAATAGGGTCACTCACATTAAGGTCTCTCGGTTTGAGACTGACTTGCCCAACACTTCTGAGTCTAATGGTTTTGATAATGAGAGCTTGGTTGAGAAAAGGCTGTTGGGTACGAAGAAGGGGATTAAAAGGGAGGTGGGTTTGAAATATAGGTTCAAAAGGTATGGTATTGAACGAGAAATAGAGAATTTGTTTGTGGGTGATGGTGAATTGGATGTTAATTACTCTGCTATTGGGCCTGGCTTGAGCTTAGAGCATTGTAATGCTGTTTTGAAACGGCTCGAGAAGTGTAGTGATAGCAAAACTCTGACATTTTTTGAGTGGATGAGAAACAATGGAAAGTTAGAGCAGAATGTGAGTGCTTATAATTTAGTTCTTCGGGTGATGGGTAGAAGACAAGATTGGGATGCAGCGGAGACAATGGTTCGTGAATTAAGTAATAAATTTGGTAGTGAATTAGATTGTCGGGTTTTTAATACAGTTATTTATGCTTGTTGTAAGTTGGGGCGAATGGAGTTGGGTGCAAAGTGGTTTCGGTTGATGTTGGAAAAAGGGGTTCAGCCTAATGTTGCTACTTTTGGGATGCTCATGGGACTTTACCAGAAGGGTTGGAATGTTGAGGAGGCAGAGTTTACTTTTTGCCAAATGAGGAATTTTGGGATTGTATGTCCTTCTGCATACTCGGCGATGATCACAATTTATACCCGATTGAGGTTGTATGACAAGGCGGAAGGGGTTATTGGCTTAATGAGAGAAGATAAAGTGGAAAAAAATCTGGAGAACTGGTTGGTAATGCTGAATACGTATAGTCAGAATGGCAAATTAGAGGAAGCTGAGTTGGCATTGGTCTCGATGCAAGAAGCAGGGTTTTCCCCAAATATTGTTGCATACAATACATTGATAACTGGGTATGGGAAGGTATCCAATATGGATGCTGCTCAACGTGTGTTTCTGAGCATTCAAGAAGTTGGACTAGAACCTGATGAAACAACTTATCGTTCCATGATTGAAGGTTGGGGTCGTGCAGACAATTATAAGGAGGCAGAATGGTACTACATGGAGCTCAAGCGGTTGGGATACACTCCTAACTCATCTAACTTGTACACGCTAATAAACCTGCAAGCCAGACATGAGGATGAGGAGGGTGCTGCCAGAACTCTTGATGATATGCTGAAGATGGAATGCCAACATTCCTCTGTCCTTGGAACTCTTTTACAGGCATATGAGAGGACTGCAAGGATTGATAAAGTGCCCCTAATTTTGAAAGGTTCGTTATATCAACACGTTCTTGTTAACCAGACTTCTTGCTCCATTTTGGTCATGGCATATGTGAAATACTGCATGGTGGATGATGCAATAAAACTGTTGGGGGAAAAACTCTGGAAGGATCCACTTTTTGAGAATAACTTGTATCATTTGTTGATTTGCTCATGCAAGGAGTGGGGTCATTTTGAGAATGCTATTAAGATATACACTCAAATGCCCAAACATGATGACAAGCCAAACTTGCACATTTCATGTACAATGATTGACATTTACAGCGTCATGGGTCTTTTCCCTGAAGCCGAGCAACTCTATTTGGAGTTGAAATCTTCGGGAATTTCTTTGGACATGATTGCTTTTAGCATTGTTGTGAGAATGTATATCAAAGCTGGATCTTTGAACAAGGCTTGCTCTGTTTTAGACATGATGGACAAGCAGAGAGACATTGTTCCAGATGTTTATCTGTTCCGTGATATGCTTCGCACATATCAGAGATGTGGTATGTTGGATAAATTAGCTGATCTATACTATAAAATCTTGAAGAGTGAAGTGACTTGGGATCAGGAAATGTACAATTGTGTGATAAACTGCTGTGCTCGTGCTCTGCCAGTTGATGAGCTTTCTAGGCTTTTTGATGAAATGCTTCACCATGGGTTTTTTCCTAATACCATTACCATCAATGTGATGCTTGATGTGTATGGAAAATCCAAGCTTTTCGTGAAAGCTAAAAAGTTGTTCTGGATGGCTCAAAAACGAGGTTTGGTAGATGTGATCTCGTACAATACTATTATAGCTGCATATGGCCAAAATAAATACTTCAAGAACATGTCATCAACAGTTCAAAAGATGCAACTTAATGGCTTTTCGGTTTCACTTGAAGCCTACAATTGTATGTTGGATGCTTATGGGAAAGACAGGCAAATGGAGATCTTTAAAAGCGTCTTACAGAGAATGAAGGAATCAGATTGTGCTTCTGACTACTACACATATAACATAATGATAAATATATATGGAGAACAGGGATGGATTGATGAAGTAGCTGGTGTGCTCACAGAATTGAAAGAGCGGGGACTTGGACCTAATTTGTGCAGCTATAACACATTGATCAAGGCATATGGAATTGCAGGAATGGTTGAAGATGCTGTGCATTTGATTAaggaaatgagagaaaatgggaTAGAACCTGATAAGATAACCTACACCAATCTGATCTCTGCACTGCGTAAGAATGATAAGTTTTTGGAGGCCATTAAGTGGTCCTTGTGGATGAAGCAGATGGGTTTGTGA
- the LOC126715673 gene encoding uncharacterized protein LOC126715673 isoform X2, giving the protein MVVSSSNPHSKEISIRRRIASIFNKREEDFSSLKEYNDYLEEVEDMRIDVPAIEAKIAEYEKENHDQIMINRARKAEELAAAQAASKGPAQNDSDGAPNQSSQTGYGTGAQGQYAPTFAGGQPRPTGMAQQPVPLGGGLDLHGYAADDEETMKLRAERGGRAGGWSAELSKRRALEEAFGSIWIT; this is encoded by the exons ATGGTGGTTTCAAGTTCTAATCCGCACAGCAAGGAGATTTCTATCAGGAGGAGGATTGCCAGCAT ATTCAATAAACGAGAAGAGGATTTTTCGTCCCTAAAAGAATACAATGATTATTTGGAGGAagtggaggacatga GAATTGATGTCCCTGCTATTGAAGCAAAAATCGCAGAGTATGAAAAGGAAAATCATGACCAAATAATGATAAACAGAGCTCGGAAG GCTGAAGAATTGGCTGCAGCTCAGGCTGCAAGCAAGGGTCCTGCACAGAATGATTCTGATGGG GCCCCAAACCAAAGCTCTCAAACAGGATATGGTACTGGTGCACAGGGACAATATGCTCCTACATTTGCTGGAGGGCAGCCACGACCAACTGGCATGGCACAACAACCAGTTCCTCTTGGAGGGGGACTCGACCTCCATGGTTATGCTGCTGATGATGAGGAAACGATGAAGCTCCGAGCAGAGAGAGGTGGAAGGGCAGGAGGGTGGAGTGCAGAGCTGAGCAAGAGAAGGGCACTTGAAGAAGCGTTTGGAAGCATCTGGATCACTTAG
- the LOC126715672 gene encoding pentatricopeptide repeat-containing protein At4g30825, chloroplastic isoform X2 produces the protein MIPRSSMVTHIKVSRFETDLPNTSESNGFDNESLVEKRLLGTKKGIKREVGLKYRFKRYGIEREIENLFVGDGELDVNYSAIGPGLSLEHCNAVLKRLEKCSDSKTLTFFEWMRNNGKLEQNVSAYNLVLRVMGRRQDWDAAETMVRELSNKFGSELDCRVFNTVIYACCKLGRMELGAKWFRLMLEKGVQPNVATFGMLMGLYQKGWNVEEAEFTFCQMRNFGIVCPSAYSAMITIYTRLRLYDKAEGVIGLMREDKVEKNLENWLVMLNTYSQNGKLEEAELALVSMQEAGFSPNIVAYNTLITGYGKVSNMDAAQRVFLSIQEVGLEPDETTYRSMIEGWGRADNYKEAEWYYMELKRLGYTPNSSNLYTLINLQARHEDEEGAARTLDDMLKMECQHSSVLGTLLQAYERTARIDKVPLILKGSLYQHVLVNQTSCSILVMAYVKYCMVDDAIKLLGEKLWKDPLFENNLYHLLICSCKEWGHFENAIKIYTQMPKHDDKPNLHISCTMIDIYSVMGLFPEAEQLYLELKSSGISLDMIAFSIVVRMYIKAGSLNKACSVLDMMDKQRDIVPDVYLFRDMLRTYQRCGMLDKLADLYYKILKSEVTWDQEMYNCVINCCARALPVDELSRLFDEMLHHGFFPNTITINVMLDVYGKSKLFVKAKKLFWMAQKRGLVDVISYNTIIAAYGQNKYFKNMSSTVQKMQLNGFSVSLEAYNCMLDAYGKDRQMEIFKSVLQRMKESDCASDYYTYNIMINIYGEQGWIDEVAGVLTELKERGLGPNLCSYNTLIKAYGIAGMVEDAVHLIKEMRENGIEPDKITYTNLISALRKNDKFLEAIKWSLWMKQMGL, from the exons ATGATTCCAAGAAGTTCAAT GGTCACTCACATTAAGGTCTCTCGGTTTGAGACTGACTTGCCCAACACTTCTGAGTCTAATGGTTTTGATAATGAGAGCTTGGTTGAGAAAAGGCTGTTGGGTACGAAGAAGGGGATTAAAAGGGAGGTGGGTTTGAAATATAGGTTCAAAAGGTATGGTATTGAACGAGAAATAGAGAATTTGTTTGTGGGTGATGGTGAATTGGATGTTAATTACTCTGCTATTGGGCCTGGCTTGAGCTTAGAGCATTGTAATGCTGTTTTGAAACGGCTCGAGAAGTGTAGTGATAGCAAAACTCTGACATTTTTTGAGTGGATGAGAAACAATGGAAAGTTAGAGCAGAATGTGAGTGCTTATAATTTAGTTCTTCGGGTGATGGGTAGAAGACAAGATTGGGATGCAGCGGAGACAATGGTTCGTGAATTAAGTAATAAATTTGGTAGTGAATTAGATTGTCGGGTTTTTAATACAGTTATTTATGCTTGTTGTAAGTTGGGGCGAATGGAGTTGGGTGCAAAGTGGTTTCGGTTGATGTTGGAAAAAGGGGTTCAGCCTAATGTTGCTACTTTTGGGATGCTCATGGGACTTTACCAGAAGGGTTGGAATGTTGAGGAGGCAGAGTTTACTTTTTGCCAAATGAGGAATTTTGGGATTGTATGTCCTTCTGCATACTCGGCGATGATCACAATTTATACCCGATTGAGGTTGTATGACAAGGCGGAAGGGGTTATTGGCTTAATGAGAGAAGATAAAGTGGAAAAAAATCTGGAGAACTGGTTGGTAATGCTGAATACGTATAGTCAGAATGGCAAATTAGAGGAAGCTGAGTTGGCATTGGTCTCGATGCAAGAAGCAGGGTTTTCCCCAAATATTGTTGCATACAATACATTGATAACTGGGTATGGGAAGGTATCCAATATGGATGCTGCTCAACGTGTGTTTCTGAGCATTCAAGAAGTTGGACTAGAACCTGATGAAACAACTTATCGTTCCATGATTGAAGGTTGGGGTCGTGCAGACAATTATAAGGAGGCAGAATGGTACTACATGGAGCTCAAGCGGTTGGGATACACTCCTAACTCATCTAACTTGTACACGCTAATAAACCTGCAAGCCAGACATGAGGATGAGGAGGGTGCTGCCAGAACTCTTGATGATATGCTGAAGATGGAATGCCAACATTCCTCTGTCCTTGGAACTCTTTTACAGGCATATGAGAGGACTGCAAGGATTGATAAAGTGCCCCTAATTTTGAAAGGTTCGTTATATCAACACGTTCTTGTTAACCAGACTTCTTGCTCCATTTTGGTCATGGCATATGTGAAATACTGCATGGTGGATGATGCAATAAAACTGTTGGGGGAAAAACTCTGGAAGGATCCACTTTTTGAGAATAACTTGTATCATTTGTTGATTTGCTCATGCAAGGAGTGGGGTCATTTTGAGAATGCTATTAAGATATACACTCAAATGCCCAAACATGATGACAAGCCAAACTTGCACATTTCATGTACAATGATTGACATTTACAGCGTCATGGGTCTTTTCCCTGAAGCCGAGCAACTCTATTTGGAGTTGAAATCTTCGGGAATTTCTTTGGACATGATTGCTTTTAGCATTGTTGTGAGAATGTATATCAAAGCTGGATCTTTGAACAAGGCTTGCTCTGTTTTAGACATGATGGACAAGCAGAGAGACATTGTTCCAGATGTTTATCTGTTCCGTGATATGCTTCGCACATATCAGAGATGTGGTATGTTGGATAAATTAGCTGATCTATACTATAAAATCTTGAAGAGTGAAGTGACTTGGGATCAGGAAATGTACAATTGTGTGATAAACTGCTGTGCTCGTGCTCTGCCAGTTGATGAGCTTTCTAGGCTTTTTGATGAAATGCTTCACCATGGGTTTTTTCCTAATACCATTACCATCAATGTGATGCTTGATGTGTATGGAAAATCCAAGCTTTTCGTGAAAGCTAAAAAGTTGTTCTGGATGGCTCAAAAACGAGGTTTGGTAGATGTGATCTCGTACAATACTATTATAGCTGCATATGGCCAAAATAAATACTTCAAGAACATGTCATCAACAGTTCAAAAGATGCAACTTAATGGCTTTTCGGTTTCACTTGAAGCCTACAATTGTATGTTGGATGCTTATGGGAAAGACAGGCAAATGGAGATCTTTAAAAGCGTCTTACAGAGAATGAAGGAATCAGATTGTGCTTCTGACTACTACACATATAACATAATGATAAATATATATGGAGAACAGGGATGGATTGATGAAGTAGCTGGTGTGCTCACAGAATTGAAAGAGCGGGGACTTGGACCTAATTTGTGCAGCTATAACACATTGATCAAGGCATATGGAATTGCAGGAATGGTTGAAGATGCTGTGCATTTGATTAaggaaatgagagaaaatgggaTAGAACCTGATAAGATAACCTACACCAATCTGATCTCTGCACTGCGTAAGAATGATAAGTTTTTGGAGGCCATTAAGTGGTCCTTGTGGATGAAGCAGATGGGTTTGTGA
- the LOC126715673 gene encoding uncharacterized protein LOC126715673 isoform X1, whose product MVVSSSNPHSKEISIRRRIASIFNKREEDFSSLKEYNDYLEEVEDMTFNLIEGIDVPAIEAKIAEYEKENHDQIMINRARKAEELAAAQAASKGPAQNDSDGAPNQSSQTGYGTGAQGQYAPTFAGGQPRPTGMAQQPVPLGGGLDLHGYAADDEETMKLRAERGGRAGGWSAELSKRRALEEAFGSIWIT is encoded by the exons ATGGTGGTTTCAAGTTCTAATCCGCACAGCAAGGAGATTTCTATCAGGAGGAGGATTGCCAGCAT ATTCAATAAACGAGAAGAGGATTTTTCGTCCCTAAAAGAATACAATGATTATTTGGAGGAagtggaggacatga CATTTAACTTGATTGAAGGAATTGATGTCCCTGCTATTGAAGCAAAAATCGCAGAGTATGAAAAGGAAAATCATGACCAAATAATGATAAACAGAGCTCGGAAG GCTGAAGAATTGGCTGCAGCTCAGGCTGCAAGCAAGGGTCCTGCACAGAATGATTCTGATGGG GCCCCAAACCAAAGCTCTCAAACAGGATATGGTACTGGTGCACAGGGACAATATGCTCCTACATTTGCTGGAGGGCAGCCACGACCAACTGGCATGGCACAACAACCAGTTCCTCTTGGAGGGGGACTCGACCTCCATGGTTATGCTGCTGATGATGAGGAAACGATGAAGCTCCGAGCAGAGAGAGGTGGAAGGGCAGGAGGGTGGAGTGCAGAGCTGAGCAAGAGAAGGGCACTTGAAGAAGCGTTTGGAAGCATCTGGATCACTTAG